From the Theobroma cacao cultivar B97-61/B2 chromosome 2, Criollo_cocoa_genome_V2, whole genome shotgun sequence genome, one window contains:
- the LOC18607103 gene encoding disease resistance protein At4g27190 codes for MESLVQKNLRKELKRGMELARKLQLHLKASKEARELHRQILSSQGKALSMLNRRTFSMTKPHSIAHSPSAHNGSPHSDGFDLDFQQQEFKVKDASMKSETAESKSTIVASEVSKSPSFLCGSVQSKDSDYDFKDRELKVNEVSTKRKTMSSWTELVPSDTDLGLGEPLPDGYNWRKHGQTDIVGARYPRTYYRCAHLLTVGCLATKQVQRVDENPMIFSVTYSGKHTCNLASDVMPPRPPQILAHTDTACGVDGNDKQDSKSNLQSSVYNPHDQTCISSTELMSELPTFGLNLNVFPEESSESYPVWKDFHGYQVRKNWKLLNRKKDVLLLLSSYPMIMIDKFDSEKWITDVLAIMRDAKSTEKMLFGEKVAEYWDVIMRLHDLSGSLQKLLNVPLMNDIEGVLPGDIVENLYRPADADSRPLLEVEKIIISGKTSKSRGSPSHSEGAAIEAENELQPMPARCKIQIEETELSAKETVPEEIFDSAVDLAVCQILKCISRGDIRCITISGRDKKRVIEAIKHHQNIGSKFGYIIEFTVAEHQIVAKVHGVFHLQKGFCLGKYSDSVEYSDNLCSPGILLLMEDDYNKNMNLDHSTLPFSININKLLDQIHSDSRFIIFTSKIAADMEIRMEDHLLSWKLFFRIVGEGFLSPSIQQIAACMVKECRGNLLAIILMARSLKKVTDDVQLWELAAQRLTMLPPSQIEDIDNVLVNTLTFIWERMNNKTRHCIKLFTRYPEGLAIHRSSVIQRWIWDSLVDTYDEGTHILQSLVDAFLLNIVELNCVQLRREIYDVLVKLLIPQMHPLYLMQGGLRLIKPPKEEEWDAKEIHLMDNKLYDLPESPKCPSLFALYLQKNLDLMAVPSCFFTHMPLLQILDLSHTSIKSLPESLSSLVKLRELLLKGCELFIQLPSHVGKLKNLEKLDLDETQIIDLPVEIGHLSKLKILRVSFYGYVNCSKTWSQRDTIIHPGIISGLSELIELSIDVDPDDERWNATVKAVIEEACNLKTLRQLNLYLPSIEILWKRRTGSTSLLRYPLPRFRFTVGNHKQQVISRVPEEVEAHFNNGDKCLKFINGKDIPNEMRTVLNHSTAFFLEGHATAKSLSDFGIKNTRRLKFCLLTECNEVQTIIDCAEFSEEQTDALGNLQDLNIYYMKNLESIWKGPVHKNCLARLKFLALHKCPRLSTIFSPDLVANLANLEELIVEHCPQLTSLVSLIGHASSNSAPQPNCFLPSLKRISLLYVPNLVSISSGLRIAPELEKIGFYNCPKLKSLSTMEMSSDHLKGIKGESRWWEALEWKNSEWGNRLDYLHSIFSPLLKERDVKAQLVEEGIMHHAST; via the exons ATGGAGAGCTTGGTACAGAAGAATCTTAGAAAGGAACTAAAACGAGGAATGGAGCTAGCAAGGAAGCTCCAACTGCATCTCAAAGCTTCAAAAGAAGCTCGTGAACTACACCGACAGATTCTATCTTCACAAGGAAAGGCACTTTCAATGCTTAACCGCAGGACCTTCTCTATGACCAAGCCACATTCCATAGCTCACAGCCCGTCTGCTCACAATGGAAGTCCCCATAGTGACGGCTTTGATCTTGATTTCCAGCAGCAAGAGTTCAAAGTCAAGGATGCCTCCATGAAAAG TGAGACAGCCGAATCAAAGTCAACAATAGTTGCATCGGAAGTGTCTAAATCCCCATCTTTTCTTTGTGGAAGCGTCCAGAGTAAGGACTCTGACTACGATTTCAAGGACAGAGAACTCAAAGTCAATGAGGTCTCCACCAAAAG GAAGACAATGTCGAGCTGGACAGAATTGGTCCCATCGGATACGGACCTAGGGCTAGGGGAACCCCTTCCTGATGGTTACAATTGGAGGAAACATGGACAGACAGATATTGTTGGAGCAAGATATCCAAG AACGTACTACAGGTGCGCACATCTACTTACTGTAGGCTGTTTGGCTACAAAGCAAGTCCAAAGAGTAGATGAAAATCCAATGATCTTCAGTGTTACTTACTCTGGAAAGCACACTTGCAATCTGGCCTCCGATGTGATGCCTCCAAGACCACCCCAAATACTAGCT CATACGGATACTGCATGTGGCGTAGATGGAAATGACAAACAAGATTCAAAATCTAATCTTCAGTCAAGTGTATACAATCCTCACGATCAAACTTGCATTTCATCAACAGAGCTGATGAGTGAGCTTCCAACTTTTGGCCTCAACCTGAATGTGTTTCCCGAGGAATCATCTGAGTCATATCCAGTGTGGAAAGACTTTCATGGATATCAAGTGAGAAAGAACTGGAAGTTGCTGAACAGGAAGAAGGATGTGCTACTTCTACTTTCATCTTATCCTATGATTATGATTGACAAATTTGACTCAGAGAAATGGATTACCGATGTACTGGCAATCATGAGAGATGCAAAATCAACAGAAAAGATGTTATTTGGTGAAAAGGTAGCGGAATATTGGGACGTAATAATGAGGCTACATGACCTTTCAGGAAGCTTGCAAAAGTTGCTGAATGTTCCCTTGATGAATGATATCGAGGGAGTTTTACCAGGAGACATAGTCGAGAACCTTTATAGGCCTGCAGATGCTGATTCAAGACCCCTGTTGGAAGtggaaaaaattataattagtGGAAAGACATCAAAATCTAGAGGTTCACCAAGTCACAGTGAAGGGGCAGCAATAGAAGCTGAAAATGAATTGCAGCCAATGCCTGCAAGATGTAAAATTCAAATAGAAGAGACTGAGTTGTCAGCCAAAGAAACTGTACCAGAAGAAATATTTGACTCTGCAGTTGATTTAGCTGTTTGTCAGATCTTAAAATGTATAAGCAGAGGAGATATCAGGTGCATTACAATCAGTGGAAGAGATAAGAAAAGGGTGATAGAAGCAATAAAGCACCACCAAAATATAGGTTCCAAGTTTGGATATATCATTGAATTTACTGTGGCTGAACATCAAATTGTGGCAAAGGTTCATGGGGTCTTTCACTTACAGAAGGGTTTCTGTCTAGGTAAATACTCTGATTCTGTTGAATATTCTGACAACTTGTGCTCCCCAGGAATCTTGTTGCTAATGGAGGATGATTATAATAAGAACATGAACCTCGATCACTCTACACTCCCATTTTCGATAAACATTAACAAGCTGCTTGACCAGATACATAGTGATTCAAGGTTCATAATCTTTACTTCTAAAATAGCAGCAGACATGGAGATCAGAATGGAGGATCATTTGTTGTCGTGGAAATTGTTTTTTAGGATTGTGGGTGAAGGTTTCCTTTCTCCTAGTATCCAACAGATAGCAGCATGTATGGTGAAAGAGTGCCGTGGCAATCTACTTGCCATCATTCTAATGGCCAGGTCCTTGAAGAAAGTTACTGATGATGTCCAATTGTGGGAACTTGCTGCTCAAAGATTGACCATGCTACCTCCATCTCAGATAGAAGATATAGATAATGTCCTGGTTAACACATTAACATTCATTTGGGAACGTATGAACAATAAAACAAGACATTGCATTAAGCTTTTTACAAGGTATCCCGAGGGACTGGCAATCCACAGAAGCTCAGTAATACAACGTTGGATCTGGGATTCTCTGGTTGATACCTATGATGAAGGAACCCATATTCTCCAAAGTCTTGTTGATGCATTCTTGCTTAATATTGTGGAGTTAAATTGTGTCCAACTGCGAAGAGAGATCTATGATGTATTAGTAAAGCTACTAATTCCCCAAATGCATCCATTATATCTTATGCAAGGCGGGTTGAGATTGATTAAACCACCAAAAGAAGAGGAATGGGATGCCAAAGAGATCCATTTGATggataataaattatatgacCTACCAGAATCTCCAAAGTGCCCCTCACTATTTGCATTGTACCTTCAGAAGAACTTGGATCTGATGGCTGTCCCTTCTTGTTTCTTCACGCACATGCCTCTGCTTCAAATCCTAGACTTATCACATACCAGTATCAAATCTTTGCCAGAGTCACTTTCTAGTTTGGTTAAACTTCGAGAACTCCTTTTGAAAGGCTGTGAACTCTTCATACAACTCCCTAGCCATGTTGGAAAACTGAAGAATCTTGAGAAGCTGGACCTTGATGAAACTCAGATTATAGATCTCCCGGTAGAAATAGGACatctttcaaaattaaaaattttgagggTCTCATTCTACGGATACGTGAACTGCAGCAAAACATGGTCGCAGAGAGATACTATAATTCACCCTGGAATTATATCGGGTCTCTCTGAACTAATTGAATTAAGCATTGATGTTGATCCAGATGATGAACGTTGGAATGCAACTGTGAAAGCTGTTATTGAGGAAGCTTGCAACCTGAAAACTTTAAGACAGCTTAATTTGTACCTGCCAAGCATTGAAATTTTGTGGAAACGCAGAACAGGTAGCACATCATTGCTCCGTTACCCCTTGCCACGTTTCAGATTTACTGTTGGTAATCACAAACAGCAGGTCATATCTCGAGTACCAGAAGAAGTTGAAGCTCACTTCAACAATGGTGACAAATGCTTGAAGTTTATCAACGGCAAGGATATTCCTAATGAAATGAGAACGGTACTCAACCACAGCACAGCTTTTTTCCTGGAAGGTCATGCTACCGCGAAGAGTTTGTCAGATTTTGGAATTAAGAATACCAGGCGGCTAAAATTTTGCTTATTGACAGAATGTAATGAAGTCCAAACCATCATTGATTGTGCAGAGTTTTCTGAAGAACAAACTGATGCGCTTGGAAATCTACAAGACTTGAATATATATTACATGAAGAATTTGGAGAGCATTTGGAAGGGGCCTGTTCATAAGAACTGCCTAGCTAGGCTGAAGTTCCTTGCACTTCATAAATGCCCCAGATTGAGTACCATTTTCTCACCAGATTTGGTTGCTAATCTTGCCAATTTAGAAGAGCTCATCGTTGAACACTGCCCTCAACTGACCAGTCTTGTGAGCCTAATAGGTCATGCGTCCAGTAACTCAGCACCACAACCAAATTGCTTTCTTCCAAGCTTGAAGAGAATATCACTGCTTTACGTGCCAAATCTTGTTAGCATTTCTAGTGGTTTGCGTATTGCACCAGAACTGGAAAAAATAGGCTTTTACAATTGCCCGAAGCTTAAGAGTCTTTCTACGATGGAAATGTCAAGTGACCATTTGAAGGGGATCAAAGGAGAAAGTCGCTGGTGGGAAGCATTGGAGTGGAAGAACTCAGAGTGGGGGAACCGGCTGGATTATCTGCATAGTATCTTTTCCCCACTTCTTAAGGAGAGAGATGTGAAGGCTCAATTGGTGGAAGAGGGAATTATGCACCATGCTTCAACTTGA
- the LOC18607102 gene encoding disease resistance protein RPS2, translating to MANDGLEVAIELAKEVWNYLVGKRSLSNNVDSNFDMMIVAAERLQAKRDDNERTVQQNRTKTTTCCYNMWLSSVMKILEKVESLRAEYNRERSSHLIRRSDYSGKVMNICQEVQRLVEEGDFQGGFLVDKPPAAIVKLNAPDIKGFPTLQRSLEEILQLLTNDKVKRISIFGTVGVGKSTIMKNLNNHEEVAKMFDVVIWVNVSRERNEEKLQLDIAQRLKLSREGATCAGEVARIISEELNDKRFLLLLDEVLDSIDLQQIGIPDNGNGSKVVLTTEFRHVCYIMTERMVKVDRLSSAEAWRMFQQIAAEKIDLPDVEPIARMVTEECDRLPLVIRTVASSFKLKDSDSEWRNGLRELEKWPEIEIPGLTNMHAFLKFCYDELKDEKKKKCFLYGALYPADSKIYTDYLVECWVAEGLLGNIDDRRRLRDARDEGYDILGHLTNVSLLEKGERMVYVQLNNSVRQVALYISSQDPDCKFIAQKGETSPYTQSVKDWQQAKRISMIEGKLHNLPESPNCNKLFSLLLQRNPDLATIPSSFFKNMQKLLVLDLCQTGIASLPSSVSKLIRLKALFLNDCPNITKLPPQVAELCFLEVLDIRGCKIIFIPPLIGKLVHLRCLRMSYHKCSNTEDCCDMEIDYKVISRLQRLEELMIDVTSYGHWRIDVARVIREVASLENLTTLRICFPQPEILRMLMENKPSWRDHKQLTSFWFFVGCQNKSNPPILECFEYKVNRYMRYCYPGNNDSTIRDVLPKTDALELIGHKNIKCLSDFMHVTSLNHVRGCLIERCNEMETILDGNNVGVIDILPILEQLHLRSLLCLKSVFEGPIAGKSLSKLHTIVVKSCPMLTKILSNGVIQQLSKLKKLAIESCSKVEELIENCWGIEPFSYELPSLEILELVDLPKLRTICAGEPLAWPYLKVLKISECHELKLLPFNKDNATELKLIEGEQIWWEALQWRNSEVRDHLQSFCSLR from the coding sequence ATGGCTAACGACGGGCTGGAAGTCGCGATCGAATTGGCAAAAGAAGTTTGGAATTATTTAGTGGGGAAGCGTAGTTTATCTAACAATGTGGATAGTAACTTCGACATGATGATAGTTGCTGCAGAAAGGCTCCAGGCCAAAAGGGATGACAATGAGAGGACCGTCCAGCAAAATAGAACGAAAACTACTACCTGCTGCTACAACATGTGGCTTAGCAGCGTTATGAAGATTCTTGAAAAAGTTGAAAGCTTACGAGCTGAATATAACAGAGAAAGATCCTCACATTTGATCCGCAGATCGGATTATAGTGGCAAGGTCATGAATATATGCCAGGAAGTTCAGAGACTTGTGGAAGAGGGAGATTTCCAAGGAGGTTTTTTGGTAGATAAACCTCCGGCAGCCATTGTGAAGCTGAATGCACCAGACATCAAAGGGTTTCCTACACTTCAGCGGTCATTAGAAGAAATACTACAGTTGCTAACGAATGATAAAGTAAAGAGGATCAGCATTTTTGGCACTGTAGGAGTTGGAAAATCAACAATCATGAAGAACTTGAATAACCATGAAGAAGTTGCCAAAATGTTTGATGTAGTCATATGGGTCAATGTGTCAAGGGAGAGAAACGAGGAGAAATTGCAATTGGACATTGCACAGCGACTTAAACTGAGTCGGGAAGGTGCTACATGCGCTGGTGAAGTTGCAAGGATCATCTCAGAAGAGCTAAATGATAAGAGGTTTTTGCTGCTTCTAGATGAGGTCTTGGACTCCATTGATTTGCAGCAGATTGGAATCCCAGATAATGGTAATGGTAGCAAAGTAGTATTGACTACTGAATTCCGTCATGTCTGCTATATAATGACAGAAAGAATGGTTAAAGTGGATAGATTATCTTCGGCTGAGGCATGGAGGATGTTTCAACAGATAGCAGCTGAGAAAATTGATCTTCCTGATGTTGAACCAATTGCCAGGATGGTGACTGAGGAGTGTGATCGACTCCCGCTTGTGATCAGAACAGTGGCAAGTTCCTTCAAATTGAAGGACAGTGATTCTGAATGGAGGAATGGATTGAGAGAACTTGAAAAATGGCCTGAAATTGAGATCCCAGGCTTAACAAACATGCATGCATTTCTCAAGTTCTGTTATGATGAGCTGAAGgatgagaagaaaaagaaatgcttTCTGTATGGTGCATTATATCCAGCTGATAGCAAGATATATACAGATTATTTAGTAGAGTGTTGGGTGGCTGAAGGACTTCTTGGCAATATTGACGACAGGAGGAGGCTTCGAGATGCACGGGATGAAGGATATGACATATTGGGACATCTAACCAATGTGTCATTGCTAGAGAAAGGTGAAAGAATGGTTTATGTTCAACTGAACAACAGTGTAAGACAAGTTGCCCTGTACATTTCCTCACAAGACCCTGATTGCAAATTTATTGCTCAAAAAGGTGAAACTTCACCTTATACCCAAAGTGTGAAAGATTGGCAGCAGGCAAAAAGAATCTCCATGATTGAAGGAAAGCTGCATAACTTGCCAGAAAGTCCAAACTGCAACAAGCTTTTTTCTCTATTGCTGCAAAGAAACCCTGATTTGGCCACAAttccatcatcattttttaaaaacatgcaGAAGCTCCTAGTTTTGGACTTGTGCCAAACAGGAATTGCATCACTGCCATCATCTGTATCAAAGTTGATTAGACTTAAGGCACTCTTCTTAAACGATTGCCCCAACATAACAAAGTTGCCTCCCCAAGTTGCAGAACTTTGTTTTCTTGAGGTGCTTGACATTCGAGGCTGCAAGATAATATTCATACCTCCTCTTATTGGAAAATTAGTTCACCTGAGGTGCTTGCGGATGTCATACCATAAATGCAGCAATACAGAAGACTGTTGCGATATGGAAATTGATTACAAGGTGATTTCAAGACTTCAAAGATTGGAGGAACTGATGATTGATGTGACCTCCTATGGCCATTGGCGCATCGACGTTGCAAGAGTCATAAGAGAGGTGGCTTCCTTAGAGAATTTAACTACTCTCAGAATATGCTTTCCACAACCAGAGATCCTCAGAATGTTAATGGAAAACAAGCCATCATGGAGGGATCACAAACAATTAACttcattttggttttttgttggCTGTCAAAACAAGAGCAATCCTCCAATTCTTGAATGTTTTGAGTACAAAGTAAATCGATATATGAGATACTGCTATCCTGGCAACAATGATTCCACAATTCGTGATGTCCTTCCTAAAACTGATGCATTGGAATTGATTGGCCACAAGAACATCAAATGTTTATCAGACTTCATGCATGTTACCAGTTTGAACCATGTTCGTGGTTGTCTAATTGAAAGATGCAATGAAATGGAAACTATTTTAGATGGAAACAATGTAGGAGTTATAGATATTCTACCAATTCTGGAACAGTTACATTTAAGGAGTTTGCTCTGTCTGAAGAGTGTTTTTGAAGGTCCTATTGCAGGCAAAAGCTTGTCAAAGCTACATACTATTGTAGTGAAGAGTTGCCCAATGTTGACAAAGATATTGTCTAATGGAGTGATTCAACAACTCTCAAAACTCAAGAAactggcaattgaaagctgtTCCAAGGTAGAAGAATTGATTGAGAACTGTTGGGGCATTGAACCATTTTCATATGAGCTTCCAAGTCTAGAGATATTGGAACTAGTTGACTTGCCGAAATTAAGAACTATATGTGCAGGAGAGCCATTGGCATGGCCATATTTAAAGGTGCTTAAGATATCTGAATGTCATGAGTTGAAATTGTTACCTTTCAACAAAGACAACGCGACTGAGCTAAAGTTAATCGAGGGAGAACAAATATGGTGGGAAGCATTGCAATGGCGAAACAGTGAGGTTAGAGACCACCTTCAATCCTTTTGCAGCCTAAGGTGA
- the LOC18607105 gene encoding mitogen-activated protein kinase kinase kinase 2, producing the protein MAGSRHCSFPFPGEWVKGKVIGSGSFGTVHLAMNKVTGALFVVKSTESRAGLESLENEATILEGLTSPFVIQCIGKELSHGSNGERRINIFMEYMAGGSLFDVAEKFGGALGEEVIRLYTREILQGLKYLHENEIVHCDLKCKNVLLGSSGDVKLTDFGCAKRLKYMKNNGESGPSKQYAGGTPLWMAPEVLRNEGLDYASDIWSLGCTVIEMATGRPPWSDEVSNPAAAMLKIACSNEMPRFPSNFSKEGLDFLSKCLDRHPKRRWTAEELLEHPFILGRSVRNSSTDDVCSPASILDIGMYDDYDYDSDESESCNEGESLYTNPFSTRHCIQRKGTVRRQQAGSALDSLEDWITVRSGGQL; encoded by the coding sequence ATGGCCGGGAGTCGCCATTGTTCATTCCCTTTTCCTGGGGAGTGGGTGAAGGGCAAAGTTATTGGGTCAGGATCCTTTGGAACTGTCCATTTAGCCATGAACAAGGTTACCGGTGCACTTTTTGTTGTGAAGTCTACAGAGTCTCGTGCTGGACTTGAATCTCTAGAGAATGAGGCTACCATTCTTGAAGGGCTGACCTCCCCCTTCGTTATTCAGTGCATAGGGAAGGAATTATCCCATGGATCAAACGGTGAACGTAGAATCAACATATTCATGGAGTATATGGCTGGTGGTAGTTTGTTTGATGTGGCAGAGAAATTCGGTGGAGCATTGGGTGAAGAAGTGATCCGGTTATACACCCGAGAGATCCTACAGGGTTTGAAGTACCTTCACGAGAATGAGATTGTGCACTGTGATCTCAAGTGCAAGAATGTGCTTTTAGGCTCCTCGGGAGATGTAAAACTGACAGATTTTGGATGTGCAAAGAGGCTCAAGTACATGAAAAACAATGGGGAGTCAGGGCCGTCTAAGCAATATGCTGGAGGGACTCCTTTGTGGATGGCTCCTGAAGTATTGAGAAATGAAGGATTGGATTATGCTTCAGACATTTGGTCCCTGGGGTGCACAGTGATCGAAATGGCCACAGGCAGGCCACCTTGGAGTGATGAGGTTTCAAATCCAGCAGCAGCAATGTTGAAGATTGCATGTAGCAACGAGATGCCTCGGTTTCCATCAAACTTTTCGAAGGAAGGGTTGGATTTCTTGAGTAAATGTTTGGACAGGCATCCAAAGAGGAGGTGGACAGCAGAGGAATTGCTTGAACATCCATTTATATTAGGAAGATCAGTCAGGAATTCCAGCACAGATGATGTTTGTTCACCTGCAAGCATTTTAGATATTGGCATGTATGATGATTATGATTATGATTCAGATGAGTCAGAGAGTTGCAATGAGGGAGAGTCCCTGTACACTAACCCATTTTCCACAAGGCATTGTATTCAAAGGAAGGGAACAGTCAGAAGGCAGCAGGCAGGAAGTGCCCTGGATTCGTTAGAAGATTGGATTACTGTTAGATCTGGTGGACAATTGTAG
- the LOC18607106 gene encoding non-lysosomal glucosylceramidase, whose amino-acid sequence MSERKILDNGFDEGDKDASNHSINKVDPRKPAPLTWNRKLNGEGYVPSMFTLTFQEKLHMAPIGIRLLQHIREQSTKGRRVFINPFAKRYITSCHGVPLGGVGAGSIGRSYKGEFQRWQLFPRICEEKPVLANQFSVFVSRSNGEKYSSVLCPASPELLKENAVSGIGSWDWNLKGNNSTYHALYPRAWTVYEGEPDPELKIVCRQISPVIPDNYKESSFPVSAFTFTVYNTGKTTADVTLLFTWANSVGGVSEFSGRHSNSKIMMKDSVHGILLHHMTADGLPPVTFAIAAQETDGVRVSECPCFLISGNSQGITAKDMWQEIKEHGSFEHLKSTDASVPSEPGSSIGAAIAASLTIPSDAVRTVTFSLAWDCPEVDFLGGKTYHRRYTKFYGTDGDVAANIAHDAILGHSHWESLIEAWQRPILEDKRLPEWYPVTLFNELYYLNSGGTIWTDGSPPVHSLVSIGGRKFSLDRSQLGLKSIIDVPHQNGTAIDILGRMTSILEQIHTPIASNSAFGTNLLQEGEENIGQFLYLEGIEYHMWNTYDVHFYASFALIMLFPKLQLSIQRDFAAAVMMHDPSKMKLLHDGQWVPRKVLGAVPHDIGIDDPWFEVNAYCLYDTDRWKDLNPKFVLQVYRDVVATGDKRFAEAVWPSVYVAMAYMDQFDKDGDGMIENEGFPDQTYDTWSVSGVSAYSGGLWVAALQAASALAREVGDKGSEDYFWFKFLKAKAVYQKLWNGSYFNYDDSGSRTSSSIQADQLAGQWYARACGLLPIVDEDKARSTLEKIYNYNVLKVKDGKRGAVNGMLPDGRVDMSSMQSREIWSGVTYAVAATMIHEDLVDMAFHTAGGIFEAVWSEKGLGYSFQTPEAWNVDDQYRSLAYMRPLAIWAMQWALSRQKLPKQEPKPELKADSLRIHHAGFSKVARLLKLPEEQGTRSLLQVMFDYTCKRMLI is encoded by the exons ATGTCGGAGAGAAAGATCTTGGATAATGGTTTTGATGAAGGAGATAAAGATGCATCCAATCATTCAATAAATAAA GTTGACCCCAGGAAACCTGCACCACTAACTTGGAATCGAAAACTAAATGGTGAGGGATATGTTCCTTCAATGTTCACTCTGACGTTTCAGGAGAAACTTCATATG gCTCCTATAGGTATTCGGCTTTTGCAGCATATCCGAGAACAATCAACCAAAGGAAgg CGGGTTTTTATCAACCCATTTGCTAAGCGCTATATCACATCTTGTCATGGTGTTCCTCTAGGTGGTGTCGG CGCCGGGAGCATTGGAAGAAGTTACAAAGGTGAATTTCAGCGCTGGCAACTATTCCCTAGAATATGTGAAGAGAAACCAGTTTTAGCAAATCAGTTTTCT GTTTTTGTTTCGCGCTCCAATGGTGAGAAGTATTCCAGTGTACTGTGCCCAGCAAGTCCTGAGCTGCTTAA AGAAAATGCAGTCTCAGGAATTGGTTCTTGGGACTGGAATCTGAAGGGTAATAATTCCACATATCATGCTTTATACCCAAGGGCTTGGACAGTATATGAAG GTGAACCTGACCCCGAACTTAAAATTGTTTGTCGCCAAATTTCACCTGTTATTCCTGATAATTACAAAGAAAGCAGCTTTCCTGTTTCAGCTTTTACTTTCACT gtaTATAATACTGGAAAGACCACTGCAGATGTTACCTTGCTTTTCACTTGGGCT AATTCTGTGGGAGGAGTTTCTGAATTTTCTGGTCGTCACtccaattcaaaaataat GATGAAGGATAGCGTGCATGGCATCcttttacatcacat GACTGCAGATGGACTACCTCCTGTGACTTTTGCAATTGCTGCACAGGAGACTGATGGTGTTCGTGTTTCAGAGTGCCCCTGCTTTTTGATATCAGGGAACTCACAAGGCATAACTGCAAAAGACATGTGGCAAGAAATAAAAGAG cATGGCTCCTTTGAGCATTTAAAGTCCACTGATGCATCAGTGCCTTCAGAGCCGGGTTCCTCTATTGGGGCAGCCATTGCAGCTTCTCTGACAATTCCATCTGATGCTGTACGCACTGTTACTTTTTCATTGGCATGGGACTGTCCTGAGGTAGACTTTCTTGGTGGAAAGACTTATCACAG GCGTTATACAAAATTCTATGGAACCGATGGGGATGTTGCAGCAAATATCGCACACGATGCTATTCTTG GGCACAGTCATTGGGAGTCACTGATTGAAGCATGGCAAAGGCCTATACTCGAAGACAAGAGGCTTCCTGAATG GTACCCTGTCACTTTATTCAATGAGCTCTATTATCTTAATTCAGGGGGAACAATTTGGACAG ATGGATCCCCTCCAGTCCATAGTTTAGTAAGCATTGGAGGAAGGAAGTTTTCCCTTGATAGATCACAGTTAGGTTTGAAAAGCATTATTGATGTTCCCCATCAAAATGGTACTGCCATTGACATTCTCGGAAGGATGACTTCAATACTTGAGCAAATACACACTCCAATTGCTTCAAATTCTGCTTTTGGAACAAATTTGCTtcaagaaggagaagaaaacaTCGGTCAATTCCTTTATCTTGAAGGAATTGAATATCACATGTGGAACACGTATGATGTTCATTTCTATGCTTCTTTTGCACTAATCATGTTGTTTCCAAAACTTCAACTCAGTATCCAGAGAGACTTTGCAGCTGCAGTAATGATGCACGATCCTAGTAAAATGAAACTTTTACATGATGGACAATGGGTTCCAAGAAAGGTTCTTGGAGCTGTTCCACATGATATTGGAATCGATGACCCATGGTTTGAAGTAAATGCATACTGCCTTTATGACACTGATAGATGGAAAGACTTGAATCCAAAATTTGTTCTCCAAGTTTATAGGGATGTGGTTGCCACTGGTGACAAGAGGTTTGCAGAAGCTGTTTGGCCCTCAGTTTATGTTGCAATGGCTTATATGGATCAATTTGACAAGGATGGAGATGGGATGATTGAGAATGAAGGCTTCCCTGATCAGACATATGATACATGGTCTGTGTCTGGTGTAAGTGCCTATAGTGGCGGGCTATGGGTCGCAGCCTTACAGGCTGCATCTGCCCTTGCACGTGAAGTAGGAGACAAGGGTTCTGAAGATTATTTTTGGTTCAAGTTTCTGAAGGCCAAAGCTGTCTATCAAAAATTGTGGAACGGCTCTTACTTCAATTACGACGACAGTGGCAGTCGCACAAGCTCATCTATTCAGGCTGATCAATTGGCTGGACAATG GTATGCAAGGGCATGTGGTCTTTTGCCAATAGTTGATGAAGACAAAGCGAGAAGCACATTAGAGAAGATATACAATTACAATGTCTTAAAAGTGAAAGATGGAAAGCGGGGGGCTGTGAATGGGATGCTGCCTGATGGAAGAGTTGATATGTCATCAATGCAATCAAGAGAAATATGGTCTGGAGTAACATATGCGGTGGCTGCAACAATGATCCATGAAGATTTGGTGGATATGGCATTTCATACTGCAGGTGGAATCTTTGAAGCGGTTTGGTCTGAAAAAGGACTTGG TTACTCATTTCAAACTCCGGAAGCTTGGAATGTAGATGATCAGTACAGATCTCTAGCTTACATGCGCCCTTTGGCCATATGGGCTATGCAATGGGCCTTATCAAGACAAAAGCTTCCTAAGCAGGAGCCAAAACCTGAATTGAAAGCAGATTCCTTACGTATACACCATGCCGGATTCTCCAAAGTTGCTCGGCTTCTAAAGTTGCCCGAAGAGCAAGGAACCAGGAGCCTTTTACAGGTTATGTTCGACTATACTTGCAAGAGAATGTTGATTTAA